One genomic region from Phycisphaerae bacterium encodes:
- a CDS encoding O-acetylhomoserine aminocarboxypropyltransferase/cysteine synthase, whose translation MDRNNDYLARRSQYIRDVVKKWRFDTIAVHGLYTVQDALEDYQGSIIEPIFMSTSQAFRDSDEMAAALAYLIPSWTYSRIANPSTYYYEWTLALLEAYGFDGETSACSTSSGMAAIMTAVQPFLVHKKHHVLEPRNFVATAQCYGGTFQQFKVRLMEERDIEVRWVEDPTNINEWAEKIDENTRFLYGELPSNPGLGFFDVAAVADLAHSHNLPLICDTTVATPALLRPICHGADLVVHSATKTLTSSGFGVCGAVIARNNLITNIDNDALKRDFALYVKYLPNRDHGPNLHPMQAVMTLNDMRTLRSKVDLMSCNTMKVARFLEEHPMVESVEYLGLPNHPRYELASKYMWLVDAEYDEQYGKPVNRYGHLMSFCVKGGPEPTRRFFDALERVWRATDLGRIKSVATIPAISTHQQQGEEGRKLAHIPPNMVRLCVGAEHPDDIIADLDQALHRISTRAAVGVPSKAGL comes from the coding sequence ATCGACCGGAACAACGACTACCTCGCCCGGCGAAGCCAGTACATCCGCGACGTGGTGAAGAAGTGGCGGTTCGACACGATCGCCGTCCACGGTCTGTACACCGTGCAGGACGCGTTGGAGGATTACCAGGGCTCGATCATCGAGCCCATCTTCATGAGCACATCGCAGGCGTTTCGCGACAGCGACGAAATGGCGGCCGCCCTGGCTTACCTCATCCCCTCCTGGACCTATTCGCGCATTGCGAACCCCTCGACCTACTATTACGAATGGACGCTTGCCCTGCTCGAGGCCTACGGCTTCGACGGCGAGACCTCGGCCTGTTCCACTTCGTCGGGCATGGCGGCGATCATGACGGCCGTACAGCCGTTCCTCGTTCACAAGAAGCACCATGTTCTGGAGCCGCGGAACTTCGTGGCCACGGCCCAGTGCTACGGGGGGACGTTCCAGCAGTTCAAGGTCCGCCTGATGGAGGAGCGGGACATCGAGGTCCGCTGGGTGGAGGACCCCACGAACATCAACGAGTGGGCGGAAAAGATCGACGAGAACACGCGCTTCCTGTACGGCGAACTGCCTAGTAATCCCGGGCTGGGGTTCTTCGACGTGGCCGCGGTGGCGGATCTCGCCCACAGCCACAACCTGCCGCTGATCTGCGATACGACGGTCGCCACGCCCGCCCTGCTGCGGCCCATCTGCCACGGGGCGGATCTGGTGGTCCACTCCGCGACCAAGACGCTGACCAGCAGCGGATTCGGCGTGTGCGGCGCGGTCATCGCCCGCAACAACCTCATCACCAACATTGATAACGATGCCCTCAAGCGCGACTTCGCCCTGTACGTGAAGTATCTGCCCAACCGCGACCACGGCCCCAACCTGCACCCCATGCAGGCGGTGATGACGCTCAACGACATGCGCACGCTGCGCTCCAAGGTGGACCTGATGAGCTGCAACACCATGAAGGTGGCGCGGTTTCTGGAAGAACATCCCATGGTGGAGAGCGTCGAGTACCTGGGTCTGCCCAACCATCCACGGTACGAGCTGGCCTCGAAGTACATGTGGCTGGTGGACGCCGAGTACGACGAGCAATACGGCAAACCGGTAAACCGCTACGGGCATTTGATGTCCTTCTGCGTGAAGGGCGGGCCGGAGCCGACGCGACGTTTCTTCGATGCCTTGGAGCGGGTCTGGCGGGCGACGGACCTGGGCCGGATCAAGAGCGTGGCCACGATCCCGGCGATCTCCACGCACCAGCAGCAAGGCGAGGAAGGCCGCAAGCTGGCGCACATCCCGCCGAACATGGTCCGCCTGTGTGTCGGGGCCGAGCATCCGGACGACATCATCGCCGACCTCGATCAGGCGCTGC
- a CDS encoding DUF3536 domain-containing protein, whose protein sequence is MDRYVCVHGHFYQPPRENAWLESVEVQDSAHPYHDWNERITAECYGPNAWARILDGDGRIVDIVNNYARISFNFGPTLLSWLEEKAPKVYAAILEGDRLSRERYAGHGSAIAQAYNHMILPLANRRDKYTQIRWGIRDFEHRFQRAPEGMWLPETAVDKESLSLMAEQGIKFTVLSPYQASRFRKIGVRHWRDGTEGKIDPSRAYRVRLSRRQQITVFFYDGPISRAVAFEKLLDNGETFANRLLSGLNDSRDWPQLVHIATDGESYGHHHRGGEMALAYALRHIEEYQPVKLTNYGEYLEKHPPEQEVDIVENTAWSCVHGVGRWERDCGCNSGGHGDWNQSWRAPLRNALNDLRDTLAEPYESRAKELLKDPWAARNGYIEVILDRSDHSLEEFLKRHAVGELSHEQTVDALRLLELQRHAMLMFTSCAWFFDEISGIETVQVLQYAARTLQLAEETLGRSFEDEFLAKIENAKSNIPEFENGRKIYEMWVRPARVDLKRLAVHFAFICLFEDQQCTTSVYAYDVRDTRHEHAEVGRMRYLVGRAQFSSRITRAHTSLSYAVLHWGDHNLIGGVREFEDDPAFESLRQDGLDLFRKANIGGLTAFLNERFGASVYSMATLFKDEQRQVIRHVVAERMAEVDEQFRVLLDHHAPLTRFMIDLSLPVPRQLRVIGETVLGTRLRSILREPDPDLQQARATWKEMKDWPGLDLDIEQLGHTFDETMHRLMERLSESPRDLNVLRQCAEFAAFIRETSVPMNLAESQNILHGLQEDVRGDMQSKSQGGDDQAGQWCQQFDALAGALWFKTS, encoded by the coding sequence ATGGATCGCTATGTGTGTGTTCACGGGCATTTCTACCAGCCGCCCCGCGAGAACGCCTGGCTGGAGTCGGTCGAGGTCCAGGACTCGGCTCACCCCTACCACGACTGGAACGAGCGAATCACGGCCGAGTGCTACGGCCCCAACGCCTGGGCGCGCATCCTCGACGGCGACGGGCGGATCGTCGACATCGTCAACAATTATGCCCGGATCAGCTTCAACTTCGGCCCGACTCTTCTGAGCTGGCTCGAGGAGAAAGCCCCCAAGGTCTACGCCGCGATTCTCGAAGGCGACCGCCTGAGCCGGGAACGCTACGCCGGACACGGCTCGGCCATCGCCCAGGCCTACAACCACATGATCCTGCCGCTGGCCAACCGGCGCGACAAATACACGCAGATTCGATGGGGCATCCGCGACTTCGAGCATCGCTTCCAGCGCGCCCCCGAAGGCATGTGGCTTCCGGAAACCGCCGTCGACAAGGAGTCGCTTTCCCTGATGGCCGAGCAGGGCATCAAGTTCACCGTCCTCTCCCCCTACCAGGCATCGCGATTTCGCAAGATCGGCGTCCGCCACTGGCGCGACGGCACGGAAGGCAAGATCGATCCGTCCCGTGCCTATCGCGTCCGCCTGTCACGCCGGCAGCAGATCACCGTCTTCTTCTACGACGGCCCCATCTCCCGCGCTGTGGCCTTCGAAAAGCTACTGGACAACGGCGAGACTTTCGCTAACCGATTGCTCAGCGGACTCAACGACTCCCGCGACTGGCCGCAACTCGTCCACATCGCCACGGATGGCGAAAGCTACGGCCACCACCATCGCGGCGGCGAAATGGCCCTGGCGTACGCCCTGCGCCATATCGAAGAATACCAGCCGGTGAAGCTCACGAATTACGGTGAATATCTGGAGAAGCACCCGCCCGAGCAGGAAGTGGATATCGTGGAGAACACGGCCTGGAGCTGCGTGCACGGCGTCGGGCGGTGGGAGCGCGACTGCGGATGCAACTCCGGCGGGCACGGCGACTGGAACCAGTCCTGGCGGGCTCCGTTGCGGAACGCCTTGAATGACCTCCGCGACACCCTCGCGGAACCCTACGAATCCCGCGCCAAGGAGCTGCTCAAGGATCCCTGGGCGGCGCGCAACGGCTACATCGAGGTCATCCTCGATCGCAGCGATCATTCCCTGGAAGAATTCCTCAAACGTCACGCCGTCGGCGAGCTCTCCCACGAGCAGACCGTCGACGCCCTCCGGCTGCTGGAACTACAGCGCCACGCCATGCTGATGTTCACGAGCTGCGCGTGGTTCTTTGATGAAATCTCGGGAATCGAAACCGTGCAGGTCTTACAGTACGCCGCGCGGACGCTGCAACTGGCCGAGGAAACGCTGGGCCGCTCCTTTGAAGACGAGTTCCTGGCCAAGATCGAAAACGCCAAGAGCAACATCCCGGAGTTCGAGAACGGCAGAAAGATCTACGAAATGTGGGTGCGACCCGCCCGCGTCGATCTCAAGCGGCTCGCCGTCCACTTCGCCTTCATCTGTCTGTTTGAGGACCAGCAGTGCACCACCTCGGTCTATGCCTACGATGTCCGCGACACGCGCCACGAACATGCCGAGGTCGGACGGATGCGCTACCTCGTCGGCCGGGCGCAATTCTCTTCGCGCATCACCCGGGCCCATACGTCCTTGAGCTACGCCGTGCTGCACTGGGGCGATCACAATCTCATCGGCGGCGTCCGCGAGTTCGAAGACGACCCGGCCTTCGAATCGCTCCGCCAGGACGGCCTCGATCTGTTCCGCAAGGCGAACATCGGCGGACTGACGGCCTTTCTCAACGAACGGTTCGGGGCCTCGGTGTACTCCATGGCCACGCTCTTCAAGGACGAGCAGCGCCAGGTGATCAGGCACGTCGTCGCGGAGCGGATGGCCGAGGTGGACGAGCAGTTCCGCGTTCTTCTCGATCATCATGCGCCGCTGACGCGCTTCATGATCGATCTCTCGCTGCCCGTTCCCCGGCAGTTGCGGGTGATCGGGGAGACGGTACTCGGGACACGCCTGCGATCCATCCTCCGCGAGCCGGATCCCGACCTTCAGCAGGCCCGCGCCACGTGGAAGGAAATGAAGGACTGGCCGGGACTGGACCTGGATATCGAACAGCTCGGTCACACGTTCGATGAGACCATGCATCGACTGATGGAGCGCCTGTCCGAATCCCCGCGCGACCTGAACGTCCTGCGCCAGTGCGCCGAGTTCGCTGCGTTCATTCGCGAGACGAGCGTGCCCATGAACCTCGCTGAGTCGCAGAACATTCTGCACGGCCTCCAGGAGGACGTCCGCGGCGATATGCAGTCCAAGTCGCAGGGCGGCGACGACCAGGCGGGCCAGTGGTGCCAGCAGTTTGACGCGCTGGCCGGAGCCCTGTGGTTCAAGACGAGTTAG
- the glgB gene encoding 1,4-alpha-glucan branching protein GlgB, with amino-acid sequence MSKRTSIVDTVDQPPTSRNSLLTEDDIYLFNEGRHFDLYNKLGAHVVESGGRSLTHFGVWAPNAREVSVIGPFNDWTPGRHPLQPRGSSGIWEGGFENVSPGCIYKYHISSHQRGYSVAKADPFARCTELPPGTASVVWNGGHTWQDGDWMERRASQNILADPISVYEMHLGSWRRNSSTRQFLSYREVADPLVDYLQRAGFTHVEFLPLMEHPFFGSWGYQTSAYFAPTRRFGEPEDLMYLIDRLHQAGIGVILDWVPSHFPTDEHGLGYFDGTHLYEHADPRRGFHRDWNTLIFNYGRNEVRSFLVSSAMYWLDKFHADGLRVDAVASMLYLDYSRSEGEWIPNKYGGREDLEAVDFLRQLNETVYARYPGVQTTAEESTSWPGVSRPTYLGGLGFGFKWDMGWMHDTLQYMSRNPVYRKYHHDKLTFRNVYASSENFVLPLSHDEVVHGKGSLLGKMPGDDWQRFGNLRLLLGSMYATTGKKLLFMGAELGQWSEWNHDAELDWNLLEFPFHEGMLRWVSDLNAAYRREPALHDGDCRPDGFEWIDADDSQQSVLTYLRRGNGPRDTILVAVNFTPVPRENYRIGVPASGYWQEILNSDAAFYGGSGMGNYGGVQAVPVAWHNRPLSVKITVPPLAIVMFKCPPEIVT; translated from the coding sequence TTGAGCAAGCGAACCAGCATCGTCGATACGGTTGATCAGCCGCCCACTTCGCGGAACAGTCTGCTTACCGAGGACGACATCTACCTGTTCAACGAGGGACGGCATTTCGATCTTTATAACAAGCTCGGGGCTCACGTGGTCGAATCGGGCGGGAGGAGCCTGACCCATTTCGGCGTCTGGGCGCCGAACGCGCGGGAGGTTTCGGTCATCGGCCCGTTCAATGACTGGACACCGGGGCGCCATCCCCTCCAGCCGCGCGGCTCCTCGGGAATCTGGGAAGGCGGATTCGAGAACGTCTCTCCCGGATGCATCTACAAGTACCACATCTCGTCGCATCAACGCGGGTACAGCGTCGCCAAGGCCGACCCCTTCGCCCGCTGCACCGAGCTCCCCCCGGGAACGGCGTCGGTCGTCTGGAACGGCGGGCACACCTGGCAGGACGGGGACTGGATGGAGCGGCGGGCATCGCAGAACATCCTCGCCGATCCCATCAGCGTCTACGAAATGCACCTCGGCTCCTGGCGCCGCAATTCTTCCACGCGGCAGTTTCTGAGCTACCGCGAGGTGGCCGATCCGCTCGTCGATTACCTGCAACGCGCCGGCTTCACACACGTGGAGTTCCTGCCCCTCATGGAACACCCCTTCTTCGGATCCTGGGGCTACCAGACCAGCGCCTATTTCGCACCGACGCGGCGCTTTGGCGAACCGGAAGACCTGATGTACCTCATCGACCGCCTGCACCAGGCGGGCATCGGGGTCATTCTCGACTGGGTGCCGTCGCACTTCCCCACGGACGAGCACGGGCTGGGATATTTCGACGGCACGCATCTGTACGAACATGCCGACCCCCGCCGCGGATTCCATCGTGATTGGAACACGCTGATCTTCAACTACGGGCGCAACGAGGTCCGCAGCTTCCTGGTCAGCAGCGCCATGTACTGGCTCGACAAGTTCCATGCCGACGGGCTGCGCGTGGATGCCGTGGCCTCCATGCTCTACCTGGATTACTCGCGCTCCGAAGGCGAGTGGATCCCCAACAAGTACGGGGGGCGGGAGGACCTGGAGGCCGTCGACTTCCTGCGGCAACTGAACGAAACGGTCTACGCACGCTATCCGGGCGTGCAGACCACGGCCGAGGAGTCCACCTCGTGGCCCGGCGTGTCCCGCCCCACCTACCTGGGCGGCCTGGGATTCGGTTTCAAGTGGGACATGGGCTGGATGCACGACACGTTGCAGTACATGTCGCGGAATCCGGTCTACCGCAAATACCACCACGATAAGCTCACCTTCCGCAACGTCTACGCCAGCTCCGAGAATTTCGTGCTGCCCCTCTCGCACGACGAGGTTGTGCACGGCAAGGGCTCGCTGCTGGGCAAGATGCCGGGAGACGACTGGCAGCGCTTTGGGAACCTGCGCCTTCTGCTGGGAAGCATGTACGCCACCACCGGAAAGAAGTTGCTGTTCATGGGAGCGGAACTGGGGCAGTGGAGCGAGTGGAACCACGACGCCGAGCTCGACTGGAACCTCCTGGAGTTTCCTTTCCATGAAGGTATGTTGCGCTGGGTAAGCGATCTGAATGCGGCCTATCGCCGGGAGCCCGCCCTGCATGACGGCGACTGCCGCCCCGACGGGTTCGAGTGGATCGATGCCGACGATTCACAGCAGAGCGTGCTGACCTATCTCCGCCGCGGAAACGGCCCGCGCGACACCATCCTGGTCGCGGTGAACTTCACGCCGGTGCCACGCGAGAATTACCGAATCGGTGTGCCCGCCAGCGGCTACTGGCAGGAGATTCTCAACAGCGATGCCGCCTTCTACGGCGGAAGCGGAATGGGCAACTACGGCGGGGTCCAGGCCGTTCCGGTCGCCTGGCACAATCGACCGCTCTCGGTGAAGATCACCGTTCCTCCCTTGGCGATTGTGATGTTCAAATGCCCTCCCGAAATCGTGACATGA
- the treZ gene encoding malto-oligosyltrehalose trehalohydrolase, with the protein MTQVHPLGAVPSPEGTCRFTVWAPQAEAVEVILGESGDRCHRLDAVDRGYHTGVAADVRPGARYRFRLDGEIERPDPASSSQPDGVHGSSAVIDPRFAWTDRQWKGLPLSHYVIYELHVGTFSASGTFAGVEKHLPALRELGVTAVELMPVAQFPGTRNWGYDGAYPFAVQNSYGGAEGLKHLVDAAHGLGMAVVLDVVYNHLGPEGNYLRDFGPYFTSRYHTPWGQALNFDGPESDEVRRFFIDNALRWVDEFHMDALRLDAVHAIVDNSAYPFLRELTDAVHARADHLGRVIHVIAETDANDNRVCRKPGRRDLGCDGQWCDDVHHALHARLTGERDGYYADFGSLDDVVVALRDGYVYQGQYSVFRRRRHGSSPEELSPGQFVVCIQNHDQVGNRMLGDRLTTLVSPEASKLAAGAVILSPFIPLLFMGEEYGETAPFQYFVSHKDPGLIEAVRKGRREEFASFSWKGETPDPQAEETFNRSRLNHDLSQSEPHCRIREYYRALLRLRSSSPVLSAAGVEWHQVEALAGTSVVRIKRQQNDADATALLFLNFAEKAAAVELPADRRPWRIALDSADRQWAGPGENRSGTAAGDRIDLYPYSMVVLLPQQSP; encoded by the coding sequence ATGACGCAAGTGCATCCACTCGGCGCCGTCCCGTCGCCGGAAGGGACCTGCCGCTTCACGGTCTGGGCACCGCAAGCGGAAGCGGTGGAGGTCATCCTGGGCGAATCCGGCGACCGCTGTCACCGGCTGGACGCGGTCGATCGGGGCTATCACACCGGCGTGGCGGCGGACGTTCGTCCGGGGGCCCGCTATCGATTTCGCCTCGACGGCGAAATCGAACGCCCCGATCCTGCATCCTCCTCCCAACCGGACGGCGTGCACGGCTCTTCCGCGGTGATCGATCCGCGGTTTGCCTGGACCGACCGCCAATGGAAAGGCCTGCCACTCTCTCATTACGTTATCTATGAACTCCACGTGGGAACTTTCTCGGCCTCGGGCACCTTCGCCGGCGTGGAAAAGCACCTGCCGGCGCTGCGCGAACTGGGCGTTACGGCCGTCGAGCTCATGCCTGTGGCACAGTTCCCCGGCACACGGAACTGGGGCTACGACGGCGCCTACCCCTTCGCCGTGCAGAATTCCTACGGAGGCGCCGAAGGACTGAAGCATCTGGTGGATGCGGCGCACGGCCTCGGCATGGCTGTCGTGCTGGACGTCGTCTACAACCACCTCGGACCGGAGGGCAACTATCTCAGAGACTTCGGCCCCTACTTCACCTCGCGGTATCATACGCCCTGGGGACAGGCGCTGAACTTCGATGGTCCTGAGAGTGACGAAGTCCGTCGCTTCTTCATCGACAACGCCCTGCGCTGGGTGGACGAATTCCACATGGACGCCCTGCGTCTCGACGCCGTCCACGCCATCGTGGACAACTCCGCCTATCCGTTTCTCCGCGAGCTCACCGACGCGGTCCACGCCCGCGCCGACCACTTGGGCCGAGTGATCCACGTGATCGCCGAAACCGACGCCAACGACAACCGCGTCTGCCGCAAGCCCGGCCGCCGCGATCTGGGATGCGACGGCCAATGGTGCGACGACGTCCATCATGCCCTCCACGCGCGCCTGACAGGGGAACGCGACGGCTACTATGCCGACTTCGGATCGTTGGATGACGTCGTGGTGGCATTACGCGACGGCTACGTATACCAGGGACAGTATTCGGTTTTCCGCCGCCGCCGCCACGGCAGCTCGCCCGAGGAGCTTTCGCCCGGACAGTTCGTCGTCTGCATTCAGAACCACGACCAGGTGGGCAATCGGATGCTCGGCGACCGGCTGACGACGCTTGTATCGCCGGAGGCATCCAAGCTCGCCGCGGGAGCCGTCATCCTCTCTCCCTTCATCCCGCTGCTGTTCATGGGCGAGGAATACGGGGAGACGGCGCCGTTCCAGTATTTTGTCAGCCACAAGGACCCCGGCCTGATCGAGGCGGTGCGCAAGGGCCGGCGGGAAGAATTCGCCTCGTTCTCCTGGAAAGGCGAAACGCCCGATCCCCAGGCCGAGGAGACCTTTAACCGTTCACGCCTCAACCACGACCTGTCCCAGTCCGAGCCCCACTGCCGGATACGGGAATATTACCGGGCGCTGCTTCGACTGCGGTCCTCGTCTCCGGTACTCTCTGCGGCGGGCGTGGAATGGCATCAGGTTGAGGCGCTCGCGGGGACTTCCGTCGTGCGGATCAAGAGACAGCAGAACGACGCGGATGCTACGGCCCTGCTATTCCTGAATTTCGCCGAGAAGGCCGCCGCCGTGGAGCTTCCCGCGGACCGCAGGCCGTGGCGCATTGCGCTGGACTCCGCCGACCGGCAGTGGGCCGGACCGGGAGAGAATCGATCCGGCACCGCCGCCGGCGATCGAATCGACCTCTACCCCTATTCGATGGTGGTCTTGCTGCCCCAGCAAAGCCCGTAG
- the treY gene encoding malto-oligosyltrehalose synthase: MQTPLVATYRVQLQPGFDFNAAASVVDYLAGIGISHLYCSPCLQAAPGSTHGYDVVDPTSVSAELGGTAGFTRLCDALHRAGMGLILDVVPNHMAISGRANAWWWDVLENGPSSLYARHFDVDWDPPESKFRNLILVPILGDRYGKVLESGELALHREGGHFYLRYYEHELPIGPRSLEDVLNAAAMRAPSDELSFLAGAFGRLPQATRTDFSSAGRRHRDKAVLARLLERLCTAQPAVAEAIDAVLSEWQRLPAAMDALLKRQNYRLAFWRNAEREMGYRRFFDINSLIALRVEDENVFHDTHGLILHWVREGKVDGLRIDHVDGLRNPGHYLRRLREAAPKAWVVVEKILQPDELLPADWPVAGTTGYDFLAAVNGLFVHPQARTRLTEFYVEFTEESTDFAEVVHDRKELILSTSLGADVNRLTSLLLRISGSRPVSQDFTRHELHEALREVVAGFPVYRTYIVPDRGSPAEGDSAIIQTTITTAKQRREDLDARLFSFLEDLLLLRLTGRRETEFVQRFQQLCAPTIAKGVEDTAFYDFNRFVALNEVGGEPDHFATSLATFHEGNARRQVRWPESMLTTSTHDTKRSEDVRARLAVLSEMPDDWCAAVERWSTINEPLKTNGYPDRNTEYLLYQTLVGAWPIELERLSAYALKAAREAKRHTSWTDQNAEYEEALGRFVEGILGNEPFVRDLEAFVEPLVVPGRINALAQVLVKLTAPGVPDTYQGTELWDLSLVDPDNRRPVDFDRRRALLAESADKGLTLDQIAEESGTVKLELIRRALAVRQRLPLSFGPEGSYEPLLAEGRRSDHVVAFIRGGEVITVVPRWWPTLPRRWENTTLTIPPGRWHNELTAEETNEGARSMESLLKRFPVALLTIVH; the protein is encoded by the coding sequence ATGCAAACGCCACTGGTGGCCACCTACCGGGTCCAACTGCAACCCGGGTTCGACTTCAATGCCGCCGCCTCGGTCGTCGACTACCTTGCCGGCATCGGGATCAGTCATCTCTACTGCTCCCCGTGCCTTCAGGCCGCACCGGGCAGCACGCACGGATATGACGTCGTCGACCCCACGAGCGTCAGCGCCGAACTCGGCGGCACCGCGGGATTCACCCGCCTGTGCGACGCCCTGCATCGCGCCGGAATGGGCCTCATTCTCGACGTGGTCCCCAACCACATGGCCATCAGCGGGCGAGCCAATGCCTGGTGGTGGGACGTGCTCGAGAACGGTCCCTCCAGTCTGTACGCCCGCCATTTTGATGTCGACTGGGACCCGCCCGAGTCCAAGTTTCGAAACCTGATCCTCGTCCCCATTCTGGGCGATCGCTATGGAAAGGTGCTCGAATCGGGAGAGCTGGCGCTGCACCGCGAAGGCGGACACTTCTACCTCCGCTACTATGAACACGAACTGCCCATCGGCCCCCGATCGCTCGAAGACGTACTCAACGCCGCGGCCATGCGCGCGCCCTCAGACGAACTGTCCTTCCTCGCCGGCGCCTTCGGGCGTCTTCCGCAGGCCACGCGGACGGACTTCTCCAGCGCCGGGCGGCGGCACCGCGACAAGGCCGTGCTCGCCCGGTTGCTTGAGCGACTATGCACGGCGCAGCCCGCCGTCGCCGAGGCCATCGATGCCGTGCTCTCCGAATGGCAGCGGCTTCCCGCCGCGATGGACGCCCTGCTCAAGCGGCAGAACTACCGCCTTGCCTTCTGGCGAAACGCCGAGCGCGAAATGGGCTACCGGCGCTTCTTCGACATCAACAGCCTCATCGCTCTCCGCGTCGAGGACGAAAACGTCTTTCACGATACGCACGGGCTGATTCTCCACTGGGTCCGCGAGGGCAAGGTGGACGGACTGCGGATCGATCACGTCGACGGGCTGCGTAATCCCGGCCATTACCTGCGGCGGCTCCGTGAGGCCGCCCCCAAGGCGTGGGTCGTCGTGGAGAAGATTCTTCAGCCGGACGAATTGCTTCCCGCGGACTGGCCCGTCGCCGGCACAACCGGATACGACTTCCTCGCCGCCGTCAACGGACTCTTCGTGCACCCCCAGGCCAGGACGCGCCTGACGGAGTTCTACGTGGAATTCACCGAGGAAAGCACCGATTTCGCGGAAGTCGTTCACGATCGGAAGGAGCTCATCCTTTCCACGAGTCTCGGCGCGGACGTGAACCGCCTGACCTCTCTCCTGCTGAGAATCTCGGGCAGCCGGCCGGTGTCCCAGGACTTCACTCGTCACGAATTGCACGAGGCGCTCCGCGAGGTTGTGGCCGGCTTCCCCGTCTACCGCACATATATCGTCCCGGATCGGGGCTCGCCCGCTGAAGGGGACTCCGCGATCATCCAGACGACCATCACCACCGCGAAACAGCGCCGCGAGGATCTTGATGCACGGCTGTTTTCCTTTCTGGAAGACCTGCTTCTGCTGCGCCTGACGGGCCGTCGCGAAACGGAGTTTGTGCAGCGTTTCCAGCAGCTATGCGCCCCGACCATTGCCAAGGGCGTGGAGGACACGGCCTTCTACGATTTCAACCGCTTCGTCGCCCTGAACGAGGTGGGCGGCGAGCCCGATCACTTCGCGACAAGTCTGGCCACCTTTCACGAAGGAAACGCCCGAAGGCAGGTCCGCTGGCCCGAATCCATGTTGACCACATCCACGCATGACACGAAACGAAGCGAGGATGTTCGCGCCCGCCTGGCGGTATTGTCGGAGATGCCCGACGACTGGTGCGCGGCCGTGGAGCGTTGGTCAACGATCAACGAACCGTTGAAAACGAATGGATACCCGGATCGCAATACCGAGTATCTTCTGTATCAGACGCTGGTCGGCGCCTGGCCGATCGAGCTGGAGCGGCTCTCGGCGTACGCACTCAAGGCGGCGCGGGAAGCCAAGCGGCACACCTCGTGGACCGATCAGAACGCCGAATACGAAGAAGCCTTGGGGCGCTTCGTGGAGGGCATTCTCGGCAACGAGCCGTTCGTCCGTGACCTCGAAGCCTTCGTTGAACCGCTCGTCGTTCCCGGTCGCATCAACGCGCTCGCCCAGGTTCTTGTGAAGCTCACCGCACCGGGAGTGCCCGACACCTACCAGGGAACGGAGCTCTGGGACCTGAGCCTGGTCGATCCGGACAACCGCCGGCCGGTGGATTTCGACCGTCGCCGGGCATTGCTCGCCGAATCAGCCGACAAGGGACTTACGCTTGATCAGATTGCCGAAGAGTCCGGCACCGTCAAACTGGAGTTGATTCGTCGGGCGCTGGCCGTCCGTCAACGACTGCCTCTGTCGTTCGGCCCCGAAGGCAGCTATGAACCGCTCCTTGCCGAAGGCCGGCGATCAGACCACGTGGTCGCCTTTATCCGCGGGGGTGAAGTGATCACCGTCGTTCCGCGCTGGTGGCCGACACTCCCGCGACGGTGGGAAAACACGACGCTGACCATCCCGCCGGGCAGGTGGCATAACGAACTCACCGCCGAAGAAACAAACGAGGGCGCCAGGTCGATGGAATCGCTTCTGAAGCGTTTTCCGGTCGCTTTGCTGACCATCGTGCATTGA